A genome region from Sphingomonas anseongensis includes the following:
- a CDS encoding PilZ domain-containing protein yields MASNLALDGSIVPRTVRRRIDQRTEPRADAATEMAVVELRGRKHEVQLVNLSPSGAMAVFSLIPHIGETISVTLPGRPAVNGYVCWVRGGKIGITFAAPVE; encoded by the coding sequence ATGGCCAGTAATCTTGCCCTGGACGGCTCCATCGTCCCGCGAACGGTGCGTCGACGAATCGACCAGCGAACCGAACCACGAGCCGATGCAGCCACCGAAATGGCCGTCGTCGAATTGCGCGGCCGCAAGCACGAGGTCCAGCTCGTGAATCTCTCGCCTTCCGGAGCGATGGCTGTATTCTCCTTGATCCCGCACATCGGTGAGACAATAAGCGTTACTCTTCCCGGCAGGCCTGCGGTGAACGGCTACGTCTGCTGGGTGAGGGGCGGCAAAATCGGCATTACCTTTGCCGCGCCGGTGGAATAG
- a CDS encoding L,D-transpeptidase family protein, translating to MKFNRMALLCAVSALPVAAHAQQPGQPLGSPVPVQVQQQPAPVAAEPAPLPPALWNVSDAQQLLTFIQGIRTEGLDPADYDPAGLDAALRSGNPMAMSQAATDRFNRLSSDLALGHVRGKDRVDWTIKDPDLDGNRQDQLLRWALQTHEVAETLEGLRPTHPQYTALKHALEVTPATETAKINRIRLNMDRWRWLPQDLGQRYIIVNVPAYTAALVEKGETISRHHAVAGKISTPTPQLSAVATGVILNPWWEIPSSIAGEVAGKKGFVALKDDSGKVIRWRQPPGPTNALGQVKFVMPNSKAIYLHDTNAKSRFNSKVRAFSHGCIRTQDILKLATILLEEPAANADPAAAADSAKPWTAERIHDVLASGKSVQASFATPLPVYIVYMSSAATVDGKIIDYQDIYKRDSRVIAALTDASARTRDADRTAKSADKVATR from the coding sequence ATGAAATTCAATAGGATGGCTTTGCTGTGCGCGGTTTCGGCATTGCCGGTCGCCGCGCACGCGCAACAGCCGGGGCAGCCGCTCGGAAGCCCAGTTCCGGTGCAGGTCCAGCAGCAGCCGGCGCCTGTCGCAGCGGAGCCGGCTCCGCTTCCGCCCGCGCTGTGGAACGTGTCTGACGCCCAGCAGCTGCTCACTTTCATCCAGGGAATCAGGACCGAGGGCCTCGATCCCGCCGATTACGATCCGGCCGGCCTCGACGCCGCGCTTCGAAGCGGAAATCCGATGGCGATGAGCCAGGCAGCGACCGACAGGTTCAACCGCCTGTCGTCCGACCTCGCCCTGGGCCACGTCCGCGGCAAGGACCGGGTCGACTGGACGATCAAGGACCCCGACCTTGACGGCAACCGGCAGGACCAGCTTCTCCGCTGGGCGCTGCAGACCCACGAGGTCGCCGAGACCCTTGAGGGGTTACGGCCGACGCATCCGCAATATACGGCGCTGAAGCATGCTCTGGAGGTCACTCCGGCCACCGAGACGGCCAAGATCAACCGCATCCGCCTGAACATGGACCGCTGGCGGTGGCTGCCGCAGGACCTCGGCCAGCGCTACATCATCGTCAACGTGCCGGCCTACACTGCGGCGCTGGTGGAGAAGGGCGAGACGATCTCGCGCCACCACGCGGTGGCCGGCAAGATTTCGACCCCGACGCCGCAGCTTTCCGCAGTCGCTACCGGAGTCATCCTCAATCCGTGGTGGGAAATCCCGTCGAGCATCGCCGGCGAAGTGGCGGGCAAGAAGGGTTTCGTCGCGCTCAAGGACGATAGCGGCAAGGTAATCCGCTGGCGGCAGCCGCCGGGACCGACCAACGCGCTCGGCCAGGTCAAGTTCGTCATGCCGAATTCAAAGGCGATCTACCTTCACGACACCAACGCGAAGAGCCGCTTCAACAGCAAGGTCCGGGCGTTCAGCCACGGCTGTATCCGCACGCAGGACATCCTGAAGCTTGCCACCATCCTGCTCGAAGAGCCGGCCGCCAACGCTGATCCTGCGGCAGCAGCGGACTCAGCCAAGCCGTGGACCGCCGAGCGGATTCATGATGTGCTGGCCAGCGGAAAGTCCGTCCAGGCGAGCTTCGCGACGCCGCTTCCGGTGTACATCGTCTACATGTCGTCGGCGGCGACAGTCGACGGCAAGATCATCGACTACCAGGACATCTACAAGCGCGATTCCAGGGTGATCGCGGCGCTTACGGATGCATCCGCCAGGACGCGCGACGCCGACAGGACCGCCAAGTCCGCGGACAAGGT
- a CDS encoding PilZ domain-containing protein: MIKARIAEAPDPNDRRRMPRLPVELEVQMREMGSSGVEARVLNISETGFMAETDAHFEVGSRIWLILPGRERASALVKWTAGDRLGAEFAEPLSAADLPLR, translated from the coding sequence ATGATCAAGGCGCGCATTGCCGAAGCCCCTGACCCGAACGACCGAAGACGCATGCCCCGACTCCCTGTCGAGCTCGAGGTACAGATGCGCGAGATGGGATCGAGCGGGGTCGAAGCGCGGGTGCTTAACATCTCGGAAACCGGTTTCATGGCGGAAACCGATGCCCATTTCGAAGTCGGCTCGCGGATCTGGCTGATCCTTCCGGGACGCGAGCGCGCGAGCGCTTTGGTAAAGTGGACTGCGGGCGACCGCCTCGGCGCCGAATTCGCCGAGCCACTCAGTGCGGCGGACCTGCCGCTTCGCTAA